Proteins from one Triticum aestivum cultivar Chinese Spring chromosome 7A, IWGSC CS RefSeq v2.1, whole genome shotgun sequence genomic window:
- the LOC123147979 gene encoding 40S ribosomal protein S24-1 produces the protein MADAKTTTAVTLRTRKFMTNRLLARKQFVLEVIHPGRANVSKAELKERLAKVYEVKDPNCIFVFKFRTHFGGGKSSGFGLIYDNLESAKKFEPKYRLIRNGLATKVEKSRKQIKERKNRTKKIRGVKKTKAGDAKKK, from the exons ATGGCGGACGCCAAGACCACCACGGCGGTCACCCTCCGCACCCGCAAGTTCATGACCAACCGCCTGCTCGCCCGCAAGCAGTTCGTGCTCGAGGTCATCCACCCCGGCCGCGCCAACGTCTCCAAG GCGGAGCTCAAGGAGAGGCTCGCCAAGGTGTACGAGGTCAAGGACCCCAACTGCATCTTCGTGTTCAAGTTCCGCACCCACTTCGGAGGCGGCAAGTCCTCCGGGTTTGGTCTCATCTACGACAACCTCGAGTCCGCCAAGAAGTTCGAGCCCAAGTACCGCCTCATCAGG AACGGTCTTGCTACAAAGGTGGAGAAGTCACGAAAGCAGATCAAGGAAAGGAAAAACAGGACCAAGAAGATCCGTGGTGTGAAGAAG ACCAAGGCCGGAGATGCGAAGAAGAAGTAA